A genomic segment from Diospyros lotus cultivar Yz01 chromosome 5, ASM1463336v1, whole genome shotgun sequence encodes:
- the LOC127802138 gene encoding uncharacterized protein LOC127802138 yields MDLQTTSLLVRCRVFPATLADISRAWLRSLPSRSIGSWEECQRRFLGQYKALRRQLTPPCHLATVFQRSSESLKDYITRFRREVSNVESPSDESILTAISAGFRKDGNLYESIYKSPVTDLGEFYERAAKEIRWEEAFGSKKPAGHREEARSSSRDRKRNDKGNGRDNRDERSSNQVAK; encoded by the coding sequence ATGGACCTGCAGACCACTAGCTTGCTGGTAAGATGCCGGGTGTTCCCTGCGACCTTGGCAGATATTTCGCGTGCTTGGCTCAGAAGCCTTCCATCTCGCAGCATTGGCAGTTGGGAAGAATGCCAGCGGAGGTTCCTCGGTCAGTACAAGGCACTGAGGCGGCAGCTCACTCCTCCATGCCACCTCGCCACGGTCTTCCAAAGGTCGAGCGAGTCCCTCAAGGACTACATCACCAGGTTCCGGCGTGAGGTGAGTAACGTCGAAAGTCCCTCTGATGAAAGTATCTTGACGGCCATCTCAGCAGGCTTCCGAAAAGACGGGAAcctctatgagagcatctacaAATCCCCCGTTACAGATCTAGGAGAGTTCTATGAGCGAGCCGCAAAGGAGATCCGATGGGAAGAGGCATTCGGTTCGAAGAAGCCCGCTGGACATAGGGAGGAAGCCAGAAGTTCTAGCCGAGACAGGAAAAGAAACGACAAGGGAAATGGAAGGGACAACCGTGATGAGCGGTCTAGCAATCAAGTAGCCAAGTGA